The following are from one region of the Strix uralensis isolate ZFMK-TIS-50842 chromosome 4, bStrUra1, whole genome shotgun sequence genome:
- the PPARGC1A gene encoding peroxisome proliferator-activated receptor gamma coactivator 1-alpha isoform X2: protein MAWDMCNQDSVWSDLECAALVGEDQPLCPDLPELDLSELDVNDLDADSFLGGLKWYSDQSEIISNQYSNEPANIFEKIDEESEANLLAVLTETLDSIPVDEDGLPSFDALTDGDVTNENAASPSPMPDGTPPTQEAEEPSLLKKLLLAPANTQLNYNECSGLSTQNHANTNHRIRTSPVVVKTENSWSNKAKSICQQQKPQRRPCSELLKYLTTNDDPPQTKPAENRNSSKEKCTSKRKPHLQSQTNHLQAKPTSLSLPLTPESPNDPKGSPFENKTIEQTLSVELSGTAGLTPPTTPPHKSNQDNPFRTSPKPKSSCKTVVPPSKKPRYSESSGSQANNPIKKGPEQSELYAQLSKTTVLSSGHEERKTKRPSLRLFGDHDYCQSVNSKSEIHIKISQELQDSRQLEFKDSSPGWQCQICCSLEQDLKKETLQTSKQGSHGNNRKQLQDQEIRAELNKHFGHPSQAVFDEADKTRELRDSDYSNEQFSKLPMFINSGLAMDGLFDDSEDESDKLCYPWDGTQAYSLFDVSPSCSSFNSPCRDSVSPPKSLFSQRSQRTRSRSRSFPQCRSCSRSPYSRSRSRSPCSRSSSRSCCYYESSHCRHRVYRSPPLRARSRSRSPYSRRPRYDSYEEYQHERLKREEYRKEYEKRESERAKQRERQRQKAIEERRVIYLGKIRPDTTRTELRDRFEVFGEIEECTVNLRDDGDSYGFITYRYTCDAFAALENGYTLRRSNEPDFELYFCGRKQFCKSNYADLDSNSDDFDPASTKSKYDSMDFDSLLKEAQRSLRR from the exons AAGATAGATGAAGAGAGCGAGGCAAACTTGCTAGCCGTTCTCACTGAAACACTGGACAGCATCCCTGTGGATGAGGATGGATTGCCTTCATTTGATGCACTGACAGATGGAGATGTGACCAACGAAAATGCCGCTAGCCCTTCCCCAATGCCTGACGGCACCCCTCCAACTCAGGAGGCAGAAGAGCCGTCTCTA CTTAAGAAGCTCTTGCTGGCTCCAGCCAACACTCAGCTAAATTACAATGAATGCAGTGGTCTCAGCACACAAAACCATGCAAACACTAATCACAGGATCAGAACAAGCCCTGTGGTTGTTAAG ACTGAGAATTCATGGAGCAATAAAGCAAAGAGCATTTGTCAACAGCAAAAGCCTCAAAGACGTCCCTGCTCTGAACTTCTCAAATATCTGACTACAAATGATGACCCTCCTCAGACCAAACCAGCAGagaacaggaacagcagcaaagagaaatgcACCTCCAAAAGGAAGCCCCATCTGCAATCTCAGACAAATCATCTGCAAG cCAAACCAACAAGTTTATCACTTCCACTGACGCCCGAGTCACCAAA TGATCCCAAGGGTTCCCCATTTGAGAACAAGACTATTGAACAAACCTTAAGTGTGGAACTCTCTGGAACTGCAG GCCTAACTCCACCTACGACCCCTCCTCATAAATCCAACCAGGATAATCCTTTTAGGACTTCACCTAAGCCGAAGTCATCATGCAAGACTGTTGTACCACCTTCAAAAAAGCCCCGCTATAGTGAGTCTTCTGGTTCTCAAGCAAACAACCCAATCAAGAAGGGTCCAGAACAGTCTGAGCTGTATGCACAGCTTAGCAAGACTACAGTACTGTCCAGTGGACATgaggagagaaagacaaaacGGCCCAGTTTGCGGCTGTTTGGTGACCATGACTACTGTCAATCTGTGAATTCAAAATCGGAAATACACATTAAAATATCCCAGGAACTTCAGGACTCCAGACAACTAGAATTTAAGGATTCTTCACCTGGGTGGCAGTGTCAGATTTGTTGTTCTTTAGAACAGGACCTCAAGAAAGAGACTTTACAGACAAGTAAGCAGGGATCCCACGGTAATAACAGAAAACAGCTCCAAGACCAGGAAATCCGGGCTGAACTGAATAAGCATTTTGGTCACCCCAGCCAAGCTGTTTTTGATGAAGCAGATAAGACCAGAGAACTAAGGGACAGTGATTACAGTAACGAACAATTCTCCAAACTACCTATGTTTATAAATTCAGGACTAGCAATGGATGGTCTATTTGATGACAGTGAAGATGAAAGTGATAAACTATGCTACCCTTGGGATGGGACACAAGCCTATTCATTATTTGATGTATCGCCTTCTTGCTCTTCTTTTAACTCTCCATGCAGAGATTCAGTGTCTCCACCCAAATCCTTATTTTCTCAAAGATCCCAAAGGACACGCTCTAGATCAAGGTCCTTTCCTCAATGCAGGTCTTGTTCCCGTTCTCCATATTCCCGATCGAGATCAAGGTCGCCCTGTAGTAGGTCCTCTTCAAG ATCTTGTTGTTATTATGAGTCCAGCCACTGTAGACACCGAGTGTACAGAAGTCCTCCCTTACGTGCAAGATCGCGATCCAGATCACCGTACAGTCGCAGACCCAG ATATGACAGCTATGAGGAATATCAGCATGAAAGGCTGAAGAGGGAAGAATACCGCAAAGAGTATGAAAAACGGGAATCTGAAAGGGCCAAACAAAGGGAGAGACAGAGGCAGAAAGCAATT GAAGAACGTCGTGTGATTTATCTGGGTAAAATCAGACCTGACACAACCCGAACAGAACTGAGGGACCGGTTCGAAGTTTTTGGTGAAATTGAGGAGTGCACAGTAAATCTGCGGGATGATGG AGACAGCTATGGTTTCATCACCTACCGCTATACTTGTGACGCCTTTGCTGCTCTTGAAAATGGATACACTTTACGCAGGTCAAATGAACCTGACTTTGAGCTGTACTTCTGTGGACGCAAGCAATTTTGCAAGTCTAACTATGCAGACCTAG ATTCAAACTCAGATGATTTTGATCCTGCTTCCACTAAAAGCAAGTATGACTCCATGGATTTTGATAGTTTACTTAAAGAGGCACAGCGGAGTCTGCGTAGGTAA